One Pseudonocardia abyssalis DNA segment encodes these proteins:
- a CDS encoding alpha/beta hydrolase: MTAAPSVRPTSTSPESEALRALYADWSNIIATTPDLTMRLFRSIFDEWHQSTREPEDVTYREDTVGGVPGIWALPAGADTTQVLLYTHGGGFAVGSASSHRKLAAHVAKALGVTTFVLDYRRAPEHPHPAQVQDGVAAFTALIERGIAPADITTIGDSAGGNLAVAIALSLREQGRPLPGRVIAFSPWLDMENKGETLVTNGASDALITVPLLEGMIAGVLAGGAVPATTPLANPLHADFTGFPRLYINAGGAEALLDNATRLAERAKAAGVDVTLTVAEGMQHVYLFLAGTAPEADAEIAAIAAWYRS, encoded by the coding sequence ATGACAGCGGCTCCGTCGGTTCGGCCGACGTCCACCTCTCCCGAGTCCGAGGCGCTGCGGGCGCTCTACGCGGACTGGTCGAACATCATCGCCACCACGCCCGATCTGACCATGCGACTGTTCCGCAGCATCTTCGACGAGTGGCACCAGTCCACCCGCGAGCCCGAGGACGTGACCTACCGCGAGGACACCGTCGGCGGCGTCCCGGGGATCTGGGCGCTGCCCGCCGGGGCGGACACCACCCAGGTGCTGCTCTACACCCACGGCGGCGGGTTCGCCGTCGGCTCCGCGTCGAGCCACCGCAAGCTCGCGGCGCACGTGGCCAAGGCGCTCGGTGTCACCACCTTCGTCCTGGACTACCGCCGCGCCCCCGAGCACCCGCACCCCGCGCAGGTGCAGGACGGCGTCGCGGCCTTCACCGCGCTGATCGAGCGCGGCATCGCACCGGCCGACATCACCACGATCGGCGACTCGGCGGGCGGCAACCTGGCCGTCGCCATCGCACTGTCGCTGCGCGAGCAGGGCAGGCCGCTGCCCGGCCGGGTAATCGCGTTCTCCCCGTGGTTGGACATGGAGAACAAGGGCGAGACCCTGGTGACCAACGGCGCCAGCGACGCTCTGATCACCGTTCCGCTGCTCGAAGGCATGATCGCCGGCGTGCTCGCGGGCGGCGCCGTGCCCGCGACGACGCCGCTGGCCAACCCGCTGCACGCCGACTTCACCGGCTTCCCCCGGCTCTACATCAACGCCGGTGGAGCGGAGGCCCTGCTGGACAACGCCACTCGGCTCGCCGAGCGGGCCAAGGCCGCCGGGGTCGACGTCACCCTGACCGTCGCCGAGGGCATGCAGCACGTCTACCTGTTCCTGGCCGGGACCGCGCCCGAGGCCGACGCCGAGATCGCCGCGATCGCCGCGTGGTACCGCAGCTGA
- a CDS encoding serine hydrolase domain-containing protein, translating into MTATGRLDGPAAAAQRENRVPSVVLGAARAGSVLGLGAAGRVDVERGCVASAQVPYRVGSITKTFTAAVVLGLVQDGVLALDAPVSTYLAGTPFGEVPLRALLAHRGGVQREAPGDMWESMRGPDASTLRRALPRAELVDRPGARWHYSNLGYALLGLVVEEVTGDSCAALINRRLLAPLGLSATVWARPEGAACGYRVDPYADVVHREPDMDQGAVGVGGQLWSNAADLLTWGDALAGGRPDVVAPAVVEAMHTLEVMVDRTAWTSGWGLGLILERRGDRVLAGHTGAMPGFLASLSLDRATRSVAVALSNATRGAAVGALSADLVDAVIDGRVGAEPEGDAAPWVPLPEVPAELDGMLGRWWSEAAETVFTWRADGLHALMVGAPVTSETRFERLDRDIYRAVAGRFTGERLTVRRDPAGEVAALEWATYPFTRTPR; encoded by the coding sequence GTGACCGCCACCGGTCGGCTCGATGGGCCGGCTGCCGCCGCGCAGCGCGAGAACCGGGTTCCGTCGGTGGTGCTGGGGGCGGCGCGCGCGGGCTCGGTCCTCGGCCTCGGGGCTGCGGGCAGGGTGGACGTCGAGCGGGGCTGCGTTGCGTCCGCGCAGGTGCCCTACCGGGTCGGGTCGATCACCAAGACCTTCACCGCCGCCGTCGTTCTCGGCCTGGTGCAGGACGGCGTGCTTGCGCTGGATGCCCCGGTGAGCACGTATCTCGCGGGAACGCCGTTCGGTGAGGTGCCGCTGCGGGCGTTGCTGGCGCACCGGGGTGGTGTCCAGCGGGAGGCGCCAGGGGACATGTGGGAGTCGATGCGGGGTCCAGATGCCTCGACGCTGCGCCGGGCGCTGCCGCGCGCGGAGCTGGTGGACCGGCCCGGCGCCCGGTGGCACTACTCGAACCTCGGCTACGCGTTGCTCGGGCTGGTCGTCGAGGAGGTCACCGGCGACTCCTGCGCGGCGCTGATCAACCGGCGGCTCCTCGCGCCGCTCGGGCTGTCGGCAACGGTGTGGGCTCGGCCAGAGGGTGCGGCGTGCGGGTACCGCGTCGATCCCTACGCCGACGTGGTGCATCGCGAGCCGGACATGGACCAGGGCGCGGTCGGTGTCGGCGGGCAGCTCTGGTCGAACGCCGCCGACCTGCTGACCTGGGGGGACGCGCTGGCCGGTGGCAGGCCGGACGTGGTCGCCCCGGCGGTGGTGGAGGCGATGCACACGCTCGAGGTGATGGTCGACCGCACGGCGTGGACGTCGGGCTGGGGGCTCGGTTTGATCCTGGAGCGCCGCGGTGATCGGGTACTGGCCGGGCACACGGGCGCGATGCCGGGGTTCCTGGCTTCGCTGTCGCTGGACCGGGCCACGCGGTCGGTGGCGGTGGCGCTGTCGAACGCGACCCGGGGCGCGGCGGTGGGAGCGCTGTCGGCCGATCTCGTGGACGCGGTCATCGACGGCCGGGTGGGCGCGGAGCCGGAAGGCGATGCGGCGCCGTGGGTCCCGTTGCCCGAGGTGCCGGCCGAGCTGGACGGGATGCTCGGTCGTTGGTGGTCGGAGGCGGCGGAGACGGTGTTCACCTGGCGTGCCGACGGGCTGCACGCGCTGATGGTCGGCGCTCCGGTCACCAGCGAGACGCGGTTCGAGCGGCTCGACCGCGACATCTACCGCGCTGTTGCGGGCCGCTTCACGGGCGAGCGACTCACCGTGCGCCGGGATCCGGCGGGGGAGGTGGCGGCGCTGGAGTGGGCGACCTACCCGTTCACGCGGACGCCGCGCTGA
- a CDS encoding helix-turn-helix domain-containing protein, whose amino-acid sequence MANRPRALDPQASPAALFGAELRALRQRRSLSLAAVGRLVHVSGDLIGKIEKADRRPQADLVTQLDRALEAEGAIERLGRGVVNEDDHGGRPASAAPVLSPDDAPARLRQVIDTVRNGDHAMNDRADPGTLVSHALAAERVLPGVGRDARTPLYSSIAEAHQLAGWMSFDHGRPRQAERLLGTARGWVERATDPALAAFVLGPNLSFVATYGGDPALGVERAYGAIGWARRSGNHRLTGFAMAIGARAHARLGETDLCLDLLDQASTQLERHDPDGHDPDAHRWLSVFDRAALDGHRGSCLLDLDQPDRALAPLAEQERTSPHQFVRNRVIWRLDRIDALLRLGEIDQACADLAAATDTATGVTPRVLRRFAAIGLRLGELPRSAATTDALDRLRLLSAASA is encoded by the coding sequence GTGGCGAACCGGCCGCGGGCACTCGACCCGCAGGCGTCCCCGGCGGCGCTGTTCGGAGCCGAACTGCGCGCTCTGCGGCAGCGGCGCTCCCTGTCGCTGGCCGCGGTGGGCAGGCTGGTCCACGTCAGCGGAGACCTCATCGGCAAGATCGAGAAGGCGGACCGGCGGCCGCAGGCCGACCTCGTCACGCAGCTGGACCGTGCGCTGGAGGCCGAGGGCGCCATCGAACGCCTCGGCCGCGGGGTCGTGAACGAGGACGACCACGGCGGCCGTCCCGCGTCGGCTGCGCCTGTCCTGTCACCCGACGACGCACCGGCCCGGCTACGGCAGGTGATCGACACCGTCCGCAACGGCGACCACGCCATGAACGACCGCGCCGACCCTGGAACGCTCGTCTCCCACGCCCTCGCCGCGGAACGCGTTCTGCCCGGTGTCGGGCGTGACGCGCGGACGCCGCTGTACTCCTCGATCGCCGAAGCTCACCAGCTCGCAGGATGGATGAGCTTCGACCACGGCCGCCCACGCCAGGCCGAACGACTCCTGGGCACCGCCCGCGGCTGGGTCGAGCGCGCCACGGACCCGGCCCTCGCCGCGTTCGTCCTGGGACCGAACCTGTCCTTCGTCGCCACCTACGGAGGCGACCCCGCCCTCGGCGTCGAGCGGGCCTACGGCGCGATCGGCTGGGCCCGGCGCAGCGGCAACCACCGCCTCACCGGCTTCGCCATGGCGATCGGAGCACGGGCCCACGCCCGCCTCGGCGAGACCGACCTGTGCCTGGACCTGCTCGACCAGGCCAGCACCCAACTGGAGCGGCACGACCCCGACGGGCACGACCCCGACGCCCACCGCTGGCTGTCGGTGTTCGACCGGGCCGCGCTCGACGGGCACCGGGGCTCGTGCCTGCTCGACCTGGACCAGCCCGACCGGGCCCTGGCACCGCTGGCCGAGCAGGAACGGACCTCCCCCCACCAGTTCGTGCGCAACCGCGTCATCTGGCGTCTCGACCGCATCGACGCGCTGTTGCGCCTCGGCGAGATCGATCAGGCCTGCGCCGACCTCGCAGCCGCCACGGACACCGCGACCGGGGTGACCCCGAGGGTGCTGCGCCGCTTCGCCGCGATCGGACTCCGCCTCGGCGAGCTGCCACGCTCGGCGGCGACCACCGACGCCCTCGACAGGCTCCGCCTGCTCAGCGCGGCGTCCGCGTGA
- a CDS encoding protein-L-isoaspartate O-methyltransferase family protein, whose translation MNGPTDAEWRRYAERLVDGLVRRGALRDDRWRAALLDVPRHHFVPAHYTRPARGGHWQPNDPGTEPEAPGWLGRVYSDAGLTIALSELDVWGDQHPVAASPPPELTVRSLQALGVDDGDRLLQLGVGCGYTTALAAHWLGPGRVVGVEIDPDLLRAAARRFEERDLDVAVRPGDGSLPVPLSGDGAPFDRVLVGYESDDVPAVWVHHVRPGGRLLARLTGGLGGGGHILFDRPSTDPGAPSAEPSLVGRFLAWTGPLPARRVAATRRAVRRPAGPTGGLVASGSTPVAPTLLANDDDPLVLLAQLHLPRGTTRAVRSTDTGAATYLQAPDGSWAEIAHASHRHGRHDTREAGPTPLVHALDAAGELYNDLGRPEWTDFGVTATAAGTHVWHHDPRTGPRWPLRTTWAANTGT comes from the coding sequence ATGAACGGCCCCACCGATGCAGAGTGGCGTCGCTACGCCGAGCGTCTCGTCGACGGCCTGGTCCGTCGAGGGGCGCTGCGCGACGACCGCTGGCGTGCCGCGCTGCTCGACGTGCCGCGGCATCACTTCGTGCCCGCGCACTACACCCGCCCCGCGAGGGGTGGGCACTGGCAACCCAACGACCCCGGCACCGAACCCGAGGCGCCGGGCTGGCTGGGCCGGGTGTACTCCGACGCCGGGCTGACCATCGCGCTGTCCGAACTCGACGTGTGGGGCGACCAGCACCCGGTCGCGGCCTCCCCGCCGCCGGAGCTGACCGTGCGCAGTCTGCAGGCCCTCGGGGTCGACGACGGCGACCGGCTTCTGCAGCTGGGCGTGGGCTGCGGCTACACGACCGCGCTCGCCGCGCACTGGCTCGGCCCAGGGCGGGTCGTCGGCGTCGAGATCGACCCGGACCTGCTCCGGGCCGCGGCCCGCCGGTTCGAGGAGCGCGACCTGGACGTGGCAGTACGCCCGGGTGACGGCAGCCTGCCCGTCCCGCTCTCCGGAGACGGCGCACCGTTCGACCGCGTGCTCGTCGGCTACGAGTCCGACGACGTCCCTGCCGTGTGGGTGCACCACGTCCGGCCGGGCGGGCGGCTGCTGGCCCGCCTCACTGGAGGGTTGGGCGGCGGCGGGCACATCCTGTTCGACCGCCCGAGCACCGATCCAGGGGCACCGTCCGCGGAACCGTCGCTGGTGGGACGCTTCCTCGCCTGGACCGGCCCCCTCCCCGCACGGCGGGTGGCGGCGACCCGTCGCGCCGTCCGGCGGCCGGCCGGCCCGACCGGCGGGCTCGTAGCCTCGGGCAGCACCCCGGTCGCCCCGACCTTGCTTGCCAACGACGACGACCCGCTGGTCCTGCTCGCGCAGCTGCACCTGCCGCGCGGCACGACCCGCGCGGTGCGCTCCACCGATACGGGCGCCGCCACCTACCTGCAGGCTCCGGACGGCTCGTGGGCGGAGATCGCGCACGCGTCCCACCGACACGGCCGTCACGACACGCGGGAGGCAGGCCCGACCCCGCTCGTACACGCGCTCGATGCGGCTGGCGAGCTGTACAACGACCTCGGGCGCCCGGAATGGACAGACTTCGGCGTGACCGCCACCGCCGCGGGCACCCATGTCTGGCACCACGACCCCAGAACCGGTCCCCGGTGGCCCCTGCGCACGACCTGGGCCGCGAACACGGGCACCTGA
- a CDS encoding 6-pyruvoyl trahydropterin synthase family protein, producing MSFPAALSLRGLESGNPAGRPHGHDFTAELVFESTTLVYPGVVVDDDMRTEIERHIADRLAFRDLDRLFDRPPTCEAIAEYLANWHWCSARPPGHARLVAVNVSTGAGDHGEIHLPASTGASA from the coding sequence GTGTCGTTCCCGGCGGCCCTCTCGCTGCGCGGGCTGGAGTCCGGCAACCCCGCCGGGCGACCGCACGGCCACGACTTCACCGCGGAGCTGGTGTTCGAAAGCACGACGCTGGTCTACCCGGGCGTCGTCGTCGACGACGACATGCGCACCGAGATCGAGCGGCACATCGCCGACCGGCTCGCCTTCCGCGACTTGGACCGCCTGTTCGACCGTCCCCCGACTTGCGAGGCCATCGCCGAGTACCTCGCCAACTGGCACTGGTGCTCTGCCCGCCCACCCGGCCATGCCCGTCTCGTCGCCGTGAACGTGTCTACCGGCGCCGGGGACCACGGCGAGATCCACCTGCCGGCGTCGACCGGAGCCTCGGCATGA
- a CDS encoding prepilin peptidase: MLHSDSLVLAEEAVPLVSWGIAGWALAGALLGGTIAAVAIPRLLAHRESSPRWRSVSGCSAAAGLAAGILAVRFDGIELVAFGFLAGVGVVLAAIDLLERRLPGRLVLPSYGVLGGLLVLEAAVTERWSNLLTALAAALLVALAYLLVALASRGGLGSGDVKFGGLLGMAMGWQGWSAVVTGTAVGWLGAAAVLLVLRILGRRPGTMPMGPFLLAGALFALVPG, from the coding sequence ATGCTGCACAGCGACTCGCTCGTCCTCGCCGAGGAGGCAGTGCCCCTCGTGTCCTGGGGAATCGCGGGCTGGGCCCTCGCCGGGGCTCTGCTAGGCGGAACGATCGCCGCGGTGGCGATCCCGCGCCTGCTTGCACACCGCGAATCATCTCCCCGTTGGCGGTCGGTGAGCGGCTGCTCTGCGGCAGCCGGACTCGCCGCTGGGATCCTCGCCGTGCGCTTCGATGGGATCGAACTCGTCGCGTTCGGCTTCCTCGCCGGCGTCGGTGTCGTCCTGGCCGCGATCGACCTCCTCGAGCGACGGCTGCCCGGGCGTCTCGTCCTTCCGAGCTACGGCGTACTGGGCGGCCTGCTCGTCCTCGAAGCGGCCGTCACCGAACGCTGGAGCAACCTCCTCACCGCGCTCGCCGCCGCCCTCCTGGTGGCGCTGGCCTACCTCCTCGTCGCACTCGCGTCGCGCGGCGGTCTCGGCTCGGGCGACGTCAAGTTCGGCGGCCTGCTCGGCATGGCGATGGGGTGGCAGGGATGGTCGGCCGTCGTGACCGGGACCGCGGTCGGGTGGCTGGGAGCAGCAGCCGTCCTGCTCGTCCTACGCATCCTCGGACGTCGCCCCGGCACGATGCCGATGGGACCGTTCCTGCTCGCCGGCGCCCTGTTCGCCCTGGTGCCAGGCTGA
- a CDS encoding SAF domain-containing protein, translated as MPHLLLGVLLVLACAVGALALTLQFGGSRPVLATARAVTIGQALTAADLRQVSLPADSDVRAVDADSAASLIGRPVAVSLPAGALLTPESFGGAGAPPPGQAIVAVALDPGRLPLEVASGDRVSVVAAPTAANGGTESERAVPRSWPGVVASVEPSDTGQLTVVSVQLPEGPAREIAATPAGQLAVVLMAAGG; from the coding sequence GTGCCGCACCTACTGCTGGGGGTACTGCTCGTGCTGGCCTGCGCGGTCGGTGCGCTCGCTCTGACGCTGCAGTTCGGCGGCAGCCGGCCGGTGCTCGCCACCGCGCGAGCGGTGACCATCGGGCAGGCCCTGACGGCCGCGGACCTGCGGCAGGTCTCCCTGCCCGCGGACTCCGACGTCCGCGCGGTCGACGCGGACTCCGCGGCGTCGCTCATCGGGCGACCGGTCGCGGTGTCGCTCCCCGCGGGCGCGTTGCTGACGCCGGAGTCGTTCGGCGGAGCCGGCGCTCCGCCGCCGGGCCAGGCGATCGTCGCGGTCGCGCTCGATCCCGGCCGGCTGCCGCTGGAGGTGGCGTCCGGTGACCGGGTCTCGGTGGTCGCCGCACCGACCGCGGCGAACGGTGGAACGGAATCCGAGCGGGCCGTGCCGCGGTCGTGGCCGGGCGTGGTCGCGAGCGTCGAGCCGTCGGACACCGGCCAGCTCACCGTCGTGTCGGTGCAGCTGCCCGAGGGGCCCGCCCGCGAGATCGCCGCAACGCCGGCGGGCCAGCTGGCCGTCGTGCTGATGGCGGCGGGTGGGTGA